A genomic segment from Desulfatirhabdium butyrativorans DSM 18734 encodes:
- a CDS encoding electron transfer flavoprotein subunit alpha/FixB family protein: MKTTPRAIILLPDLPEEGQKTIADLPRLLNFAESAFSRLPQSGLRFPETDAIPSESEIDGPAKVCDGLQPVHEDPDACVSPLVAMLVRDEPSIERMNQMLPGVDLLFGKIESGTLQEKSPTPWCHLASAWAELLEGLSPALVILPHTIDGLQLAAGLAVRLQAACIPGVLDVEAHESGCCFHRLEEGGRVVSRIAAHTPGVIVTVDDAYRPRQVAVRSKCRRAVRVKAIRSETDTRCRVIGRRKPAADTRDLDTARVVVAVGRGMGEAEDLPRIQEFAATFPGSALAGSRCACDLGWIPPERQIGVTGKSVSPELYVACGISGAPQHIAGMHRSKTVVSINSDPHAAIFRHSDVGIVADMFSFVAAWIDLLQQCQQKGT, from the coding sequence ATGAAGACAACGCCAAGAGCCATCATCCTGTTGCCAGATTTGCCGGAAGAGGGGCAGAAGACGATCGCCGATCTGCCGAGGCTGCTGAATTTTGCCGAGAGCGCCTTTTCCCGGTTGCCACAGTCCGGCCTCCGATTCCCGGAAACTGATGCAATCCCGTCCGAGTCTGAAATCGACGGCCCGGCAAAGGTCTGCGACGGCCTACAGCCCGTCCATGAGGACCCGGATGCATGCGTTTCTCCGCTTGTGGCCATGCTGGTGCGGGATGAGCCATCCATCGAACGGATGAACCAAATGCTTCCGGGCGTGGATTTGCTCTTTGGCAAAATCGAATCGGGAACCCTTCAGGAAAAATCCCCAACACCCTGGTGCCATCTTGCCTCCGCATGGGCTGAGTTACTCGAAGGGCTGTCTCCGGCCCTTGTCATCCTGCCCCACACCATCGATGGACTTCAGCTTGCCGCGGGTCTTGCGGTTCGGCTGCAGGCGGCCTGCATCCCGGGGGTGCTGGATGTCGAAGCGCATGAATCGGGATGCTGTTTCCATCGTCTCGAGGAAGGTGGCAGGGTCGTTTCCCGCATTGCAGCGCATACGCCCGGCGTCATTGTCACGGTTGACGATGCATACCGGCCAAGGCAGGTCGCAGTGCGCTCCAAATGCAGGCGAGCCGTCCGGGTGAAAGCCATCCGATCCGAAACCGATACCCGCTGCCGTGTCATCGGCAGACGCAAGCCAGCAGCCGATACCCGGGATCTCGATACGGCCCGGGTGGTTGTGGCGGTCGGCAGAGGAATGGGAGAAGCCGAAGATCTTCCCCGGATTCAGGAATTCGCAGCGACTTTTCCGGGCTCTGCGCTGGCGGGAAGCCGATGCGCCTGCGATCTGGGATGGATTCCACCGGAGCGGCAGATCGGTGTGACCGGAAAGAGCGTTTCCCCCGAGCTCTATGTCGCCTGCGGCATTTCGGGTGCGCCGCAACACATTGCCGGCATGCACCGGTCAAAGACAGTCGTTTCCATCAACAGTGATCCCCATGCCGCCATTTTCCGGCACAGCGATGTCGGTATCGTGGCCGACATGTTTTCGTTCGTTGCGGCATGGATCGATCTGCTTCAACAATGCCAACAGAAAGGAACATGA
- a CDS encoding DUF362 domain-containing protein, with product MPSIPVSVLRYETPFQSVSQAVTLANGLAQLPANAKVLIKPNIVFWTRATDFPKYGVITTSRVVEDIVALLKDHGVAGITIAEGTIVRDPKDKETARAAFEGLGYGVLGKRYGVQAVSFWERPYRKVDFGDGMTLHVAEDILDADFVVNLPVMKTHNQTMVSLGIKNLKGALDIASRKKCHRMDAENNLHHMVARLADPMPPMLTVIDGIFTNERGPSFDGKMRRSNLLVASADVLSADMVGARLLGWEPKDIPHLACAAAHRGRPVDGTDIEILGESVEKLARRHEFDFVYTEDQEEVLPLPFAQMGMKGLSYRKYDLSMCTYCSGINGVVLSAIRYAWKGQPFDKVEVLTGKSMWPTPGMKKTILLGQCIYKANKDHPDIQEMIAVKGCPPKPEEIVSALHQAGIPVDPKIFENIDLLPGFFLSRYEGKPEFDPSFFRVVQ from the coding sequence ATGCCTTCCATTCCCGTTTCGGTGCTCCGCTACGAAACACCTTTTCAATCGGTGAGCCAGGCCGTTACCCTCGCCAACGGTCTGGCGCAACTGCCTGCAAACGCCAAGGTGCTCATCAAGCCCAACATCGTTTTCTGGACCCGCGCCACGGATTTCCCCAAATACGGGGTAATCACCACTTCCCGCGTGGTCGAAGATATTGTGGCCCTGCTAAAGGACCACGGCGTAGCCGGAATCACCATTGCCGAAGGTACCATCGTGCGGGACCCGAAAGACAAGGAAACGGCCAGGGCGGCCTTCGAAGGACTGGGCTATGGGGTGCTGGGCAAGCGATACGGGGTGCAGGCCGTCAGCTTCTGGGAGCGGCCTTATCGAAAGGTGGATTTTGGCGACGGCATGACGCTCCATGTCGCAGAAGACATTCTGGATGCGGATTTTGTGGTCAATCTGCCGGTGATGAAAACGCACAACCAGACCATGGTCAGTCTCGGCATCAAAAATCTCAAAGGGGCGCTTGATATCGCCTCCAGAAAGAAATGCCACCGGATGGATGCGGAAAACAACCTGCATCACATGGTGGCCCGGCTGGCCGATCCGATGCCGCCGATGTTGACCGTGATCGACGGGATTTTTACCAACGAAAGGGGTCCCAGCTTCGATGGAAAGATGCGCAGAAGCAACCTGCTGGTGGCATCCGCTGATGTGCTTTCTGCGGATATGGTCGGCGCCAGGCTTCTGGGCTGGGAACCCAAAGATATCCCGCATCTGGCGTGCGCCGCTGCGCACAGAGGCCGACCGGTCGATGGTACCGATATCGAGATTCTGGGGGAATCGGTCGAGAAACTCGCCCGCCGGCACGAGTTTGATTTTGTCTATACAGAAGATCAGGAGGAAGTGCTTCCGCTTCCGTTCGCGCAAATGGGCATGAAGGGACTTTCCTATCGCAAATACGATTTGTCCATGTGCACCTATTGTTCCGGCATCAACGGTGTGGTACTGTCTGCCATCCGGTATGCATGGAAGGGGCAGCCCTTCGACAAGGTGGAAGTGCTGACCGGAAAATCCATGTGGCCGACGCCGGGGATGAAGAAAACCATATTGCTGGGCCAATGCATTTACAAGGCCAACAAGGATCATCCGGACATTCAGGAAATGATCGCCGTCAAAGGCTGCCCGCCAAAACCGGAGGAAATCGTTTCCGCCCTGCACCAGGCGGGCATTCCGGTGGATCCCAAAATTTTTGAAAACATCGATCTGCTGCCCGGCTTCTTTCTGAGCCGGTATGAAGGAAAACCGGAATTCGATCCATCCTTTTTCCGGGTTGTCCAGTAA
- a CDS encoding DUF3124 domain-containing protein, with protein MRTPGLKTVLWFFLTIGCWIAVCGTAEAEVRHLSGQTLYVPAYSHIYYGDRERPMLLTVTLSVRNTDLSAPISLQSVEYYDSNGKRVSSMIQEPMPLAPLSSTRFVIKESDASGGSGACFVVRWKSAKPVTEPVVESIMINTQSQLGISFTSPARVLEEIIAR; from the coding sequence ATGCGCACGCCCGGATTGAAAACCGTTTTGTGGTTCTTTCTGACGATCGGATGCTGGATTGCCGTATGCGGCACGGCGGAAGCCGAGGTCAGGCACCTGAGCGGCCAGACCCTTTATGTGCCTGCCTATTCTCACATTTATTACGGTGACCGGGAAAGGCCGATGCTCCTGACCGTCACCCTGAGTGTGCGCAATACCGATCTTTCCGCTCCTATTTCCCTTCAAAGCGTGGAGTATTACGATTCGAACGGAAAGCGTGTCTCGAGCATGATCCAGGAGCCGATGCCCCTTGCACCGCTGTCTTCCACCCGGTTTGTCATCAAGGAATCGGATGCCAGCGGCGGATCCGGGGCATGCTTTGTGGTCCGCTGGAAATCCGCCAAGCCGGTTACGGAGCCCGTGGTCGAATCGATCATGATCAATACCCAGTCTCAATTGGGGATTTCGTTCACTTCCCCGGCCCGGGTGCTTGAGGAAATCATCGCCAGATGA
- a CDS encoding 6-pyruvoyl-tetrahydropterin synthase-related protein, producing the protein MSRPDDPPPIVSTEVDIGPRSRTEIWIDLGLMALIFGFMLTYIEPGYLFSKTITAGGDTASHYYTAQYLRDVLLPEGRISGWCMGNLAGFPMLQFYFPLPFVAMALLSFIIPLQIAFKLVSVLGIFLLPVCTYAMFRLFRQRFPAPIVAAGLSILFLFNQGNSMWGANIPSTLAGEFSYSIGFSLSILWLGLLYRCLGEDRSLKPCIGVLAIIGLCHGYTLLSAGFFSLFFLLVPGCYGKHLRKLILIHGSAVLLIAFWLFPLIAYLPYTTRFNFVWLFYSWRQMVKEILPVIFWPGLMLSAAAAIWLMRRERRCLGALWRHPLTWMTFIVMLSILLYLGGDRIGVVDIRFFPFMQFVSVVSGAMLFSMLPLKSLPKTAFAVAMVVLALVWADMRTTYIRHWSRFNYSGFEQKPLWPVFSQVNAFLKGSVGDPRVVYEHSMIHDRAGTSRAFESLPLFSGRSTLEGVYMQASLNNPFIFYMQSELSLSPSTPLPDYGYSRFDLARGIRHMRLYNVRDYIVAEDKTRERVRACSEFETVFEALPYTVFRLKGPIDRYAVPLANKPVLVPMRDWKTVAYRWFRLTDGDVPLVFCDDPGPMARERFIRAPVIDWNRLPAEPIETVLPKRERITENSIEIEGASIGGPLLIKVSYHPGWRVAEGADRIYLTTPAFMLVYPHASKVRLVYERPMAERVGIATTVAFALLLLFFNTAPVRWAADWALRLYNRWLLALSVPAAALLIILIGYHALVTPVSPMVAYHKALDVYGLKQYDAARERFWNILMKAPDSIVADQAAYHYGLCFYVQDDWNNAILAMKRLLRNYPDSVKAPEACYHIGLSYQRLGRNGEARRWYETLLERFPDAQIWRQYAMDRLKELPER; encoded by the coding sequence ATGAGCCGTCCCGACGATCCGCCGCCGATAGTATCGACAGAAGTCGATATCGGGCCCCGCTCCCGAACAGAAATCTGGATCGATCTGGGTCTGATGGCGCTTATCTTCGGCTTTATGCTTACGTACATCGAACCGGGCTATCTCTTTTCGAAAACGATCACAGCAGGCGGGGATACGGCATCCCATTATTATACGGCCCAATATTTGCGCGATGTCCTGCTGCCCGAGGGCAGAATTTCGGGATGGTGCATGGGAAATCTTGCCGGTTTTCCCATGCTGCAATTCTATTTTCCGTTGCCTTTTGTGGCGATGGCGCTGCTCAGTTTCATCATTCCGCTGCAGATCGCCTTCAAACTGGTCTCCGTTCTCGGTATTTTCCTGCTTCCCGTCTGTACCTACGCCATGTTTCGGCTCTTCCGGCAGCGCTTTCCGGCGCCCATCGTGGCAGCGGGTTTGAGCATCCTGTTTTTGTTCAACCAGGGAAATTCCATGTGGGGGGCGAACATCCCGAGCACCCTCGCGGGGGAATTCAGTTACAGCATCGGCTTTTCCCTCAGCATCCTGTGGCTGGGTCTGCTTTACCGCTGTCTGGGTGAAGATCGCTCCCTCAAACCCTGCATCGGCGTGCTGGCGATCATTGGCTTGTGCCATGGCTATACATTGCTGTCCGCCGGTTTTTTTTCACTCTTCTTTCTGCTGGTACCCGGATGTTACGGGAAACATCTTCGCAAGCTGATCCTCATTCATGGATCGGCCGTGCTTCTGATCGCCTTTTGGCTGTTTCCGCTGATTGCCTACCTGCCGTATACAACTCGGTTCAATTTTGTCTGGCTGTTTTACTCCTGGCGGCAGATGGTCAAAGAAATCCTGCCGGTCATCTTCTGGCCGGGGCTGATGCTGAGCGCCGCTGCGGCCATTTGGCTGATGCGACGGGAGCGCCGATGTCTCGGCGCCCTATGGCGCCACCCCCTCACCTGGATGACCTTCATCGTCATGCTCAGCATTCTGCTCTACCTGGGTGGAGACCGGATCGGGGTGGTCGATATCCGGTTTTTTCCCTTCATGCAGTTCGTATCGGTGGTTTCGGGCGCCATGCTTTTTTCGATGTTGCCGTTGAAGAGCCTGCCGAAAACGGCTTTCGCGGTCGCCATGGTCGTTCTTGCCCTGGTCTGGGCGGATATGCGGACAACCTATATCCGGCACTGGAGCCGTTTCAATTACAGCGGTTTCGAACAGAAACCGCTCTGGCCCGTATTCTCGCAGGTCAATGCTTTCCTGAAGGGATCGGTTGGCGATCCGAGGGTCGTCTACGAGCACAGCATGATCCATGATCGGGCGGGAACCAGCAGGGCCTTCGAGAGCCTGCCGCTCTTTTCGGGCCGATCCACCCTCGAAGGGGTTTACATGCAGGCGAGTCTGAACAATCCCTTCATTTTCTATATGCAAAGCGAACTGAGCCTCTCGCCTTCCACCCCGCTTCCGGATTATGGCTATTCCCGATTCGATCTTGCCCGGGGGATCCGGCACATGCGGCTTTACAATGTACGGGATTATATCGTCGCGGAAGACAAGACGCGGGAACGGGTCCGGGCGTGCAGCGAATTCGAAACCGTTTTCGAAGCGCTGCCATACACCGTGTTCCGGCTGAAAGGTCCCATCGATCGTTATGCCGTACCGCTCGCAAACAAACCCGTCCTGGTTCCGATGCGGGATTGGAAAACCGTCGCCTACAGGTGGTTCCGATTGACAGACGGCGATGTGCCACTGGTGTTTTGCGACGATCCGGGCCCTATGGCCAGGGAGCGCTTCATTCGGGCGCCTGTAATCGATTGGAACCGATTGCCTGCAGAACCGATCGAAACCGTACTGCCGAAACGCGAGCGGATTACGGAGAACAGTATCGAAATCGAGGGCGCCTCCATCGGCGGACCTCTGCTCATCAAGGTCTCCTACCATCCGGGATGGCGTGTGGCCGAGGGAGCGGACCGGATTTACCTGACGACGCCTGCTTTCATGCTCGTCTATCCGCATGCGTCGAAGGTTCGTCTGGTTTACGAAAGGCCCATGGCGGAGCGGGTCGGGATCGCCACGACTGTGGCGTTTGCACTGCTCCTGCTCTTCTTCAACACCGCACCGGTCCGATGGGCCGCAGACTGGGCGCTTCGGTTATACAACCGGTGGCTTCTCGCGTTATCGGTGCCGGCCGCTGCGCTCCTGATCATCCTGATTGGGTATCATGCGCTCGTTACCCCCGTTTCGCCGATGGTGGCCTATCATAAAGCCCTCGATGTCTATGGTCTGAAACAATATGATGCCGCGCGGGAGCGGTTCTGGAATATCCTGATGAAAGCGCCGGACAGTATCGTAGCCGATCAGGCGGCTTATCATTACGGCTTGTGTTTTTACGTTCAGGATGATTGGAACAATGCGATCCTTGCCATGAAGCGGCTGTTGCGCAACTATCCGGATTCGGTCAAGGCGCCCGAAGCCTGCTACCACATTGGTTTGAGTTATCAGCGGCTTGGCCGAAACGGTGAAGCCCGGCGCTGGTATGAAACGCTGTTGGAGCGATTCCCGGATGCCCAAATTTGGCGGCAATACGCTATGGATCGGCTGAAAGAACTGCCGGAGCGATGA
- a CDS encoding YkgJ family cysteine cluster protein → MRCGACCTGEPGIIRVTEAEIMRIADWLKRPFGEIFQESVERIAQGYGIRERPDGACMFWRDTGCGIYPVRPLQCRLYPFWFNLLRNPAAWEAEKKRCPGIGKGRRHTEAEILEWVTLSMAEYTSLEETVGSS, encoded by the coding sequence ATGCGATGCGGGGCCTGCTGTACCGGGGAGCCTGGAATCATTCGGGTCACCGAAGCGGAAATTATGCGCATCGCTGATTGGCTGAAGCGACCCTTCGGTGAAATCTTTCAGGAATCGGTTGAACGCATTGCGCAGGGATATGGGATTCGGGAACGGCCAGACGGGGCCTGCATGTTCTGGCGCGATACGGGATGCGGCATTTATCCAGTCAGACCCCTGCAGTGCAGGCTTTATCCCTTCTGGTTCAATCTGTTGCGAAACCCGGCGGCATGGGAAGCGGAAAAGAAGCGCTGCCCCGGCATCGGGAAAGGCAGGCGCCATACGGAAGCGGAAATCCTCGAATGGGTAACCCTGTCGATGGCGGAATACACAAGTCTGGAAGAAACAGTGGGCTCTTCTTGA
- the dnaG gene encoding DNA primase has product MVIPKEKVSQIRQSVDIVEIISESVLLRKTGKSFIGLCPFHAEKTPSFTVSPDKQRFHCFGCGEGGDAITFVMKHEGISFMDAVRRLAQKCGIDIEEKHGRRDPAYELRRSILEINRLASDFYAEMLRKHECAERARAYLVKRGISKQTVDDFHLGYAPDQWEALLSHLRRNRVDVSIAEKAGLVVPREKSSGHYDRFRNRLMFPILDIHGETVGLGGRVLDDSKPKYLNSPETPVYQKARNLYGFNKARNACRKAGEVFVTEGYMDLIAMHVHGFENTVATLGTAMTVDHIRMLKGVAERIVLMYDSDAAGIKAAKRCIELFKTEKRFEDIRILILPQDQDPDSFLREFGPDAMREHIENSLGVFSFLIETSVRQHGLSPQGKVKVIESLIEPIAAIEAFDSLTRLTAIRELADKTGIPETTIQDRIRQTPEQIRPGAKPLSRTPIELNRLERYLAMMVLHFPDAIPELKQSQWMGKLEDPVLNRIVCKACAQYNGSDRQRNLNDVVGLLLEDAESSDEKRLITELSMSTEVWDQAACKKLILQYTIRRRHEIHAAWMQKIRFAETSHDRIVLQKTLEDAQSALISTGGTDP; this is encoded by the coding sequence ATGGTTATCCCCAAGGAGAAGGTTTCACAGATCAGACAGTCTGTGGATATCGTCGAAATCATATCCGAATCGGTTTTACTCCGAAAGACTGGGAAATCCTTTATCGGGCTTTGCCCGTTTCACGCCGAGAAAACTCCCTCGTTTACCGTTTCTCCCGACAAACAGAGATTCCATTGTTTCGGCTGCGGCGAAGGCGGCGATGCCATCACGTTCGTGATGAAGCATGAGGGGATTTCTTTCATGGATGCGGTGCGAAGGCTCGCGCAAAAATGCGGGATCGACATCGAAGAAAAGCACGGCAGAAGGGATCCGGCGTACGAGCTGCGGCGATCGATTCTGGAGATCAATCGGCTCGCATCCGATTTTTATGCCGAAATGCTTCGCAAACATGAATGTGCCGAGCGGGCCAGGGCCTATCTGGTGAAACGCGGCATCAGCAAACAGACCGTGGACGATTTTCATCTCGGCTATGCGCCTGATCAGTGGGAAGCGCTCCTGAGCCATCTGCGGCGAAACCGTGTGGATGTATCCATTGCCGAAAAAGCGGGGCTGGTCGTTCCCAGGGAGAAGTCATCCGGTCATTACGACCGTTTCCGTAACAGGCTGATGTTTCCGATTCTCGATATTCATGGTGAAACCGTTGGCTTGGGGGGAAGGGTGCTGGATGATAGCAAACCGAAATACCTCAATTCCCCCGAAACGCCGGTATACCAGAAGGCCCGGAACCTCTATGGGTTCAACAAGGCCAGGAATGCCTGCAGGAAAGCCGGTGAAGTGTTCGTCACCGAAGGGTACATGGATTTGATCGCGATGCATGTGCATGGGTTCGAGAATACGGTTGCCACTCTCGGAACGGCCATGACTGTCGATCATATCCGGATGCTCAAGGGGGTGGCCGAGCGCATCGTGTTGATGTACGATTCGGATGCGGCAGGCATCAAGGCCGCAAAGAGATGTATCGAGTTGTTCAAGACGGAAAAACGGTTCGAAGATATCCGGATTCTGATTCTGCCCCAGGATCAGGACCCGGATTCCTTTCTCCGGGAGTTCGGACCGGATGCCATGCGAGAGCATATCGAAAACAGCCTCGGGGTATTTTCTTTTTTGATTGAAACGTCTGTTCGGCAGCATGGACTGAGCCCTCAAGGCAAGGTCAAGGTTATCGAATCCCTGATCGAGCCGATTGCCGCCATAGAAGCCTTTGACAGCCTGACACGGCTGACAGCGATACGGGAATTGGCGGATAAAACAGGAATTCCGGAAACCACCATCCAGGACCGGATTCGGCAAACTCCGGAGCAGATCAGGCCCGGAGCCAAACCATTGTCTCGAACGCCAATCGAACTTAACCGGCTGGAAAGATACCTGGCCATGATGGTGCTGCATTTTCCGGACGCCATCCCTGAGCTGAAGCAGAGCCAATGGATGGGAAAACTGGAAGATCCGGTTCTGAATCGGATCGTCTGCAAGGCTTGCGCCCAATACAACGGCTCAGATCGGCAACGGAACCTCAACGACGTTGTCGGCCTGCTGTTGGAAGATGCCGAGAGTTCTGATGAAAAACGATTGATTACCGAGTTGTCCATGAGCACTGAGGTCTGGGATCAGGCAGCCTGCAAAAAGCTCATATTGCAGTACACGATACGTAGACGCCACGAAATCCATGCGGCATGGATGCAAAAAATTCGCTTTGCGGAAACAAGCCATGATCGCATTGTCCTCCAAAAAACACTGGAAGATGCCCAGTCCGCCTTAATCTCAACAGGAGGGACGGATCCATGA
- the rpoD gene encoding RNA polymerase sigma factor RpoD, which yields MTKTAGKHKMESKTSSKLLKDLFIKGRETGSVTYDEINRALPDAIISHDRLDETLMMFENRKINILDDKSRSEPDEMGSMQPAAKDAQLPEFGSVTDPVKMYLREMGMVTLLSREGEVEIAKQIEEGEQEVLKAMLQTQTAVESILTLGSYIQEGVLRPKYVLKDIDEGDTYVDEIVQTEKFLKTIEQIRGIHAENQLFREQMSQPDVSSAEVQALKRRISRRNVKIFELLKEWRLETSVVDKIERALREQIEWLESMHRMIAAIAATLRVSEPQLIEWLSRPDSFYSELGSRCKLTEAEMVSIHAEIQRMVDARLEKETSIHSNALILKHIMAEVDEGRHKAKQAKSELTKANLRLVVSIAKKYTNRGLQFLDLIQEGNIGLMKAVDKFEYRRGYKFSTYATWWIRQAITRAIADQARTIRIPVHMIETINKLIRTSRYLVQELGREPRPEEIAEKMEIPLDKVRKVLKIAREPISLETPIGEEEDSHLGDFIEDKKFMLPSDAAVSMNLAEQTRKVLATLTPREEKVLRMRFGIGEKADHTLEEVGQDFAVTRERIRQIEAKALRKLRHPTRSRRLKSFIES from the coding sequence ATGACCAAAACCGCCGGCAAACACAAAATGGAAAGCAAGACGAGCAGCAAACTGCTCAAAGATCTCTTCATCAAGGGAAGAGAAACCGGTTCCGTTACCTATGATGAAATCAACCGGGCCTTGCCCGATGCCATCATTTCTCACGACCGACTGGATGAAACCCTGATGATGTTCGAAAACCGAAAGATCAATATTCTGGATGACAAATCGAGAAGTGAACCCGATGAAATGGGGTCGATGCAACCCGCAGCCAAAGATGCGCAACTCCCCGAATTCGGTTCCGTTACCGATCCGGTGAAGATGTATCTTCGGGAAATGGGGATGGTCACCTTGCTCAGCCGGGAAGGTGAAGTGGAAATCGCCAAACAGATCGAGGAAGGGGAACAGGAAGTCCTCAAGGCCATGCTCCAGACGCAAACGGCCGTCGAAAGCATTCTGACCCTCGGTTCCTATATCCAGGAAGGCGTTCTGAGACCGAAGTATGTACTCAAGGACATCGACGAAGGAGATACCTATGTCGATGAAATCGTACAAACCGAAAAATTTTTGAAAACCATCGAACAGATCCGCGGCATACATGCGGAAAATCAACTGTTTCGGGAACAAATGAGCCAGCCCGATGTTTCTTCTGCGGAAGTTCAGGCGCTCAAGCGCCGCATATCGCGAAGGAACGTGAAAATTTTCGAGTTGCTCAAAGAATGGCGCCTTGAAACCAGCGTCGTGGACAAGATCGAACGCGCCTTGCGGGAACAGATCGAATGGCTCGAATCCATGCACCGGATGATTGCAGCCATTGCCGCCACCTTGCGGGTAAGCGAGCCCCAATTGATCGAGTGGCTTTCCAGGCCCGATTCCTTCTACAGCGAACTTGGCAGCCGCTGCAAGCTTACCGAAGCCGAGATGGTCAGCATCCATGCGGAAATCCAGCGCATGGTTGATGCCCGACTGGAGAAAGAAACGTCCATCCATTCGAATGCATTGATTCTCAAACACATCATGGCTGAAGTCGACGAGGGGCGCCACAAGGCCAAACAGGCCAAGAGCGAACTGACCAAGGCCAACCTGCGACTGGTGGTGAGCATTGCCAAGAAGTACACCAACCGGGGGCTGCAGTTTCTGGATTTGATTCAGGAGGGCAACATCGGCCTGATGAAGGCCGTGGACAAGTTTGAATATCGCAGAGGGTATAAATTCAGTACCTACGCGACATGGTGGATTCGGCAGGCCATTACGCGGGCTATTGCGGATCAGGCGAGAACCATTCGCATTCCCGTGCACATGATCGAAACCATCAACAAGCTTATCCGTACGTCACGATATCTGGTGCAGGAGCTTGGCAGAGAGCCCCGTCCCGAAGAAATCGCCGAAAAGATGGAGATTCCGCTCGACAAGGTGCGAAAGGTCCTCAAAATCGCCAGAGAACCCATTTCGCTGGAAACACCGATTGGCGAAGAAGAAGACAGCCATCTGGGGGATTTCATCGAGGACAAGAAATTCATGCTGCCATCCGATGCGGCCGTCAGCATGAACTTGGCGGAGCAGACCCGAAAGGTGCTGGCGACCCTCACACCCCGGGAAGAGAAGGTGCTGCGCATGCGTTTTGGAATCGGGGAGAAGGCCGACCATACCCTTGAGGAGGTTGGACAGGATTTTGCCGTAACGCGGGAGCGAATCCGGCAGATCGAAGCCAAAGCCCTGCGGAAGCTGCGGCATCCAACCCGCAGCAGACGTCTGAAGAGCTTTATTGAGTCCTGA
- a CDS encoding Nif3-like dinuclear metal center hexameric protein translates to MTTVADIVAIMNDMAPPELAESWDSIGLQIGDPRFEVQKLWVALDPLPEVVSSACNHQVDLLITHHPLIFKPVSSIDFSTSLGSILQQAATNRLSIFCAHTNLDKAVGGTNDVLARAIGLESISVLTDAARKAIWKLVVFVPASHEQAILEAILETDAGAIGNYRACSFRTAGKGTFEPLDSAHPYLGSRGQINEVDEVRIEILVEPRQLASALAVIRSHHPYETMAYDVYPLIDRESGAGMGRIGTLSAVMRLDAFAQHLCRCLHLSSLTVAGDPALPIRRVALCTGSGSSLVRRFFQSDADVFISGDLHYHDARDAEQRRKGLIDIGHFDSEHIVVGDLSKRLRSVLASSGVVVEACTLEKRPFRWITGG, encoded by the coding sequence ATGACCACTGTTGCCGATATCGTTGCCATCATGAATGATATGGCGCCTCCGGAGCTTGCCGAGTCATGGGATTCCATCGGGCTTCAGATCGGCGATCCCCGATTCGAAGTGCAAAAACTCTGGGTGGCGCTCGATCCATTACCCGAAGTCGTATCGAGCGCCTGCAACCACCAGGTTGACCTTCTGATCACCCATCACCCGCTGATCTTCAAACCCGTCTCTTCCATCGATTTTTCCACCTCTCTTGGCAGTATCCTGCAGCAGGCTGCAACGAACCGACTCTCAATTTTCTGTGCGCATACCAATCTGGACAAGGCTGTCGGGGGAACCAACGACGTTCTGGCTCGGGCCATCGGGCTTGAATCGATCTCCGTTCTGACCGATGCGGCACGGAAGGCCATCTGGAAACTCGTTGTTTTCGTTCCGGCAAGCCATGAGCAGGCGATCCTCGAAGCCATCCTCGAAACGGATGCCGGAGCAATCGGGAATTATCGCGCTTGCTCCTTTCGAACCGCAGGGAAGGGGACCTTCGAGCCGCTGGATTCCGCGCATCCATACCTTGGTTCTCGGGGTCAGATCAACGAAGTGGATGAAGTCCGGATCGAAATCCTTGTTGAACCCCGGCAGCTTGCGTCGGCGCTTGCGGTCATCCGAAGCCATCACCCTTACGAAACGATGGCATACGATGTGTATCCGCTGATCGATCGAGAGAGCGGGGCCGGCATGGGCCGGATCGGAACGCTTTCTGCGGTGATGCGGCTGGATGCGTTTGCCCAACATTTATGCCGTTGTCTGCATCTGAGCAGTCTTACGGTGGCCGGAGACCCCGCTCTGCCGATACGCAGGGTCGCCTTGTGTACGGGGAGCGGATCGAGTTTGGTCAGACGGTTTTTTCAATCAGATGCCGATGTGTTCATCAGCGGCGATCTGCATTACCACGATGCCCGGGATGCCGAGCAGCGGCGAAAGGGTTTGATCGATATTGGCCATTTCGATTCCGAACACATCGTTGTTGGCGACCTTTCCAAGCGGCTGAGAAGCGTACTGGCTTCATCGGGGGTGGTGGTGGAAGCCTGCACGCTGGAAAAGCGCCCTTTCCGGTGGATTACAGGCGGATGA